GTCGACGAAATCACGGGCAAAAGCCTGCGCCGCCTTAACGAAGCGCCGCGGATGGCGGACCTGACCGGCTTTGGTCAATTCCTGCAAAATCTCAAGAACCAAGGGATGCACCCCTATCTTATGGGCGATTTCCCTGTAGAATCGGCACCAGTCAACGCGCCGCGCCCCAAGCGCAAACCCTATCTGGTTCGATAATTTTTGATGGCCAAATTCGATTATTTCGTCGTGTTCGCAGAGATGCGGACCGGCTCAAACTTTTTGGAAACCAACCTCAACGCTTTTGACGGCATTCAATGTCACGGCGAGGCGTTCAATCCGCATTTCATCGGCTACCCGAACGCCCATGCGATCCTTGGTGTGACGCAGGGCCAGCGCGAAATTGACCCGATGCACCTCGTGAAAACGATCCGCGACAAATCGGATGGCATCGGGGGCTTCCGGTACTTCCACGACCACGATCCGCGCATTCTGGACAATCTTCTGGCGGACAAACGTTGCGCCAAGATCATCCTGACTCGCAATCCGATCGAGAGCTACATTAGCTGGAAGATTGCGCAAGCGACGGGTCAGTGGAAACTGACAAACGTCAAAAATGCCAAAAGCGAGGTCGTATCGTTCGATGAAGGCGAGTTCGAAAACCATCTTGCCGCGCTGCAAGAGTTTCAGGTGCAGCTACTAAATTCGCTTCAGAAGTCCGGTCAGACCGCGTTCTACGTCGCCTATGAGGACCTTCAGGACGTCGACGTGATGAACGGGCTGGCAGCGTTCCTAGGTGCGGATGCGCGGCTGGACGGGCTGGATAAGACTCTCAAAAAGCAGAACCCTGCACCGATCTCCGACAAGGTCGACAACTTCCCACAGATGGAAAGTGCGCTGGCGCGGCTCGACCGCTTCAACCTGACCCGCACCCCGAATTTCGAGCCACGTCGTGGCGCGATGGCACCGCAATTCGCGGCGGCTGCAAATTCTCCGCTTCTGTATATGCCGGTGCGCGGTGGCCCTGAGGCGGCGGTCGTCGCGTGGCTGAAATCGCTCGATGGCGACAATGTCCGCACGGGGATGAACCAGAAAGACATCCGTCAGTGGAAGCGCAAGCACGTCGGGCATCGGACCTTTACCGTGCTCCGCCACCCCGTCGCTCGCGCCCACTCGGCGTTCTGTGAACATATCCTCGGCTACGGCGATACGACGTTTGGCGAAATCCGGAAAACGTTGAAGCAGATGTTCAACGTTCCGTTGCCGAAAGAGACGCCGCCGACCGAAAACTATGACGCCACGGCACATCGGGCGGCGTTCATCGGTTTCCTCGAATTTCTGAAGGCAAACATCGCGGGGCAGACATCGATTCGCGTCGATCCGGCGTGGGCCACGCAGACCGCAGTCGTTCAGGGATTCGCGAATTTCTGTTCGCCCGACATGGTGATCCGCGAGGATCGGATCAAAACCGATCTGGCGTACCTCGCGTTCAGTGTCGGCCGCGACGATGCGCCGGACTTCGATACGAACTGCGATCCGTATCGTGGGAAACTCCAGTCGATCTATGATGCTGAAATCGAAAAGCTCGCGGCTGATGTCTATCAGCGCGACTACATGACGTTCGGCTTCGGAAGCTGGAAATAGCCTCAGGCGACTTTCTGGGTGGAGTGCGCTTCGGTCAGGATCGTGTAGAGCGTAGCCGGATCGCTGTTGGCCCGCAGCTTCGCACAGATATCCTTGTCACGCATGGTACGCGAGACCAGAGCGAGCGCCTTCAGGTGCTCTACGCCTGCTGCGTCGGGGGCAAGCAGAGCGAAGACCAGGTCAACCGGCTGGCGGTCCACCGAGTCAAAATCGATAGGTTTATCAAGGCGTAAGAACAAACCACAAACCTTGTCCGCCTTTTCGAGGCGGGCATGGGGCAGAGCGATACCCTGTCCCACGCCGGTAGGTCCGAGGCTTTCGCGGTCGACCAAGGCGTCCACAACATCGGTGGCATCGAAACCATAGAACTGTTGCGCCAGATCAGCGATGTCGTGAAACAAGCGCTTCTTGCTGGTCGAGGCCGAAATGGTCTTGACCGCTTCTGGTCGCAGAATAGCCGAAAGTTGCATTTACTCGCCTTGGCGCCTGTACTCGAGCTGGGCGCTTAACGCGGATCTACCCAACCAATGTTCCCGTCTTCACGGCGGTAAACCACATTCAGGCCGCCATGCTTCTCGTTGCGGAAGACCTGAACCGAACCGTGTGCGAGCTCCATCTGCATGACTGCTTCGTTGACCGAGAGAGCGGGGATTTTCATCTCCATCTCGGCAATGATCACAGGTGCGTCGGTTGCTGCTTCGGCCTCATCGGACTCTTCCGTTGCGGCGAGGATATAAGAGGAACCGGCCATAAGTTCAACCGGAGTCGAGCGCTCGGCATGGTGGTCCTTCAGACGGCGTTTGTAGCGGCGCAGTTGCTTGTCCATCTTTTCGCAGCACGCATCGAACGAGCCGTAAATATCATGGGTATGGGCGCGGGCCTGACAGGTCAGGCCGGTTGAAAGGTGCACAACGGCTTCACACACAAACTCTGAGCCCGACTTGGAAAACACGATCACGGCGTCGGTCGGACGGCCGGCGTATTTTTCGAGGGTCGCACCGAGTTCGGTTTTGACGTGGCTTTGAAGAGCATCACCGACATCGATCTGTTTGCCGCTAATTTGGTACCGCATTGTAACTCCTCTCAATTGCTAGGCACGGGACATGACAGGTAGCACCGCGTTATCGCGGGGCCACAGGCGCCGTGTCTTAGGGAAGATGACATTGTGATGATTGCAGCCGCTCTGGGGCCTTGAAACCCTGAGGGAGCGCGCAGTGAATTCACGAACATTGTCATCAGTTTCATGACACGACTGTTCACGCCGTTTGTCAATGAGTCTGAGGGAGTATGCGAATTCCGCTTAGTTTACGCGGAAAGATTGACCAAGGTAGACGCGGCGGACGTTCTCGTCTTGGACCACTTCTTCGGTCGTACCGGACATGAGAACCTTGCCGTCGTGCAAAATGTAAGCGCGATCAACGATCTCCAGCGTCTCACGAACGTTATGGTCCGTGATCAGCACGCCGATACCGCGGTTCTTCAGATCGGCGACAAGATGCCGGATTTCACCGACCGCGATGGGGTCGACACCGGCGAAAGGTTCGTCGAACAGCACGTATTTCGGGCCCGCGGCAAGGCAACGCGCGATCTCCACACGGCGGCGCTCACCACCCGAAAGGGCCAGCGCAGGCGCGCGGCGGAGGTGTTCGATCGAGAACTCTGACAGCAATTCCTCAAGGCGGCGCTGGCGGCGGTTCACATCCTTCTCCGCGATCTCGAGGATCGACAGGATATTGTCTTCGACGTTGAGGCCACGGAAGATCGACATTTCCTGCGGCAGGTAACCGATCCCGAGGCGCGCACGGCGGTACATGGGCAGGTTGCTGACTTCGCGGCCATCAACGGTCACGCGCCCGCCTTCGGCGTTTACGAGGCCTGCGATGGAATAGAACGTTGTGGTTTTACCGCAGCCATTGGGACCAAGGAGGGCGACGACTTCACCGCGACCAAGCTCGAGCGATACGTCACGAATGACGGTGCGCTTGCGGTAGCTTTTGCGAAGGTTTTCGACCTTGAGGCCGACATCACCTTCTGTGACGGCGAGATCAGGCATCAGTTGTTGCCTTGGACAAAGGTGGTGCGGACGCGTCCCGTCAGTTCGGCGTTGCCGGTCGACAGGTCGATGTTCATGGCGCTGGCAGAGATCGCGCTGCGGCCTTGGGTGACGAGCACGTCGCCGGTCAAGTCGAGCGATTTGCCTGCGAGGTCATAGTCTGCTTCCTGCGCTTCGACGGCATCGGTTGCGGTGACGAAGGTTACGCCGCCGGAGGCCAGAAGATGCATGATGTCGCCGGTTTCGTCGTCGTATTCGACAGACACTGTTCCGGCGGAGATACGCAGATCGCCCTGAACGATGAGCACTTCACCGCTGAACGTCGCCTGACCGTTTTCCTGATCGACCGAAAGCGAGTCTGCAGTGATTTCAACGGGTGCGTCGGGGTCCGGCTCAATCGCGCCAAGCGAGATGTTGGTCTGTGCCATGAGCGGCGAGGACAGAGCGGCGAGGGCGAGAGCGGCATAGAACGAACGCACGGTGTAATTCCTTATTGCTGGGGCTGATATACCAGCCGGACGCCCTGATTGAAAACAATATGAGCGCCTTCTGACCCGCGTGTGATCGACAGATGGCCTGCCGTGAGCGCGCCGTAGGGAGCACGAACCTCAAGCGGAGCGATGGACTCCACAGTGCCTGCATCAAGGTCGGCATTTAGGCCCTGCGTCTCCATCAGATAGCCGTCGGTAGCATCAAGGCGAACCAGATTGTGCAGATTGACGAGGCGGCTGGAGGTATCGACCTCGCCCACGCCTGCGCCGATGTTGACCGAGCGGCCATCGCCGGTTTGCAGGTTGATTGCGATTTGCTCGACCGCAAAGGCTCTGCTGTCTTCCAGCGGACGAGCGACCTTGGCAGAGACCGCAAACGTGTCACCGTCCACCGTCACGCCAGAGATATTCGGCCCTGCGAGGCGCGGTTTGCTGGCGATATCTTCGATCTCCGCATAGGGGATCGTGTCCACATCGCTGTTTGTGCGGGCGAATAAAAACAGTGTCGAAAGTAGCGCAAGTGAGGCCAGCGGAAGGATCACCTTCGCGTAGCTGACGAACTGACTGTAGGAGTTGTTCGGCACCGCTTAAGCAACTCCTGCACGCAGACAGTCGTGGATATGGAGGATGCCGCAGCTTTCGCCGGTGCCATCCAGCGGCACCACGAACAGACATGTGATCTTTCGTTCGTTCATCTGGGCCAGTGCCTCGGCAGCGAGTGCTTCGGGCGCGATGGTGCGCGGGGCAGGGGTCATCACCTCGCCGGCGGTGCGGTCCAGAAGACCATCCATGTGGCGACGAAGGTCACCGTCGGTGATGATGCCGATCAGGCGGTTGTGGTCATCTGTCACGCCGACAACGCCAAAGCCTTTCTGGCTGATCACCAGCAGCGTGTCGCTCATCGCGGTGCTCGATGTGACCAGCGGTAGGGTGTCCGCGCTGTGCATCAAGTCGCGGACACGGGACAGGCGAGCGCCCAGCTTGCCGCCAGGGTGGAATTGGCGGAAATGCTCCGCACCGAATTCACGGTGCTCCATCAGCGCAACGGCCAGCGCATCGCCAAGCGCGAGGGTCATCGTGGTGGAAATCGTCGGGACGACGCCGTGGCCACACGCCTCGCCCAGTTGGGGCAGGACAAGCTGTACGTCGGCCTGCTGCATCAGGGTACTTTCAGCGCGGGAGGCCACACCGATCATAGTGATGCCGAAGCGGCGGGTGTGCGCGATGAGGTCGGCCAGTTCAGGCGTCTCGCCCGAGTTGGATAGGATCAAAACCACGTCACCTTTAGAGATCATGCCCAGATCGCCATGCGATGCCTCCGCCGGATGGACGAAGTGGGCAGGCGTACCGGTCGAGGCGAATGTCGCAGCGATTTTCTTGCCGACATGGCCGGATTTGCCCATGCCCGACACGATCACGCGGCCGGGAGCATCAAGGATAACTTGCGCTGCATGGGCGAGGTTCTGCCCGACAGTTTCCGAAAGAATGGCAAGCGCGCGCGATTCCTCGTCGATGACGTTACGAGCGGTCGCGATGATCTTGTTGCGGTCCATGGGTGCCATCCGTCAGTGCGCGAAAATATCGGGGTCGGTCCAGCCTAGCAGATCAAGCTTGGCGCGGGTCGGCAGGAAGTCAAAACAGGACTGCGCGAGCTCGGTGCGGTTTTCGCGGGCGAGGCGGATGTCCAGCTCGGCCTTGAGCTTGTGAAGGTGCAGCACGTCCGACGCAGCATAATCGAGCTGGGCATCGGTCAGATCCGCCGCCCCCCAGTCCGACTGTTGCTGCTGTTTGGAAATGTCGACGCTGACGACTTCTTGCAAAAGCTGCTTGAGCCCGTGGCGATCGGTGAACGTGCGCACCATCTTGGACGCGATCTTCGTGCAGTAGACGGGGGCCGCCAGAGCGCCAAAGGCATGGTACATCGCGGCAATGTCGAAGCGCCCGAAGTGGAACAGCTTCAGCACGTTCGGGTCTTCGAGCATCTTGCACAGGTTCGGTGCCTCGGTCTGGCCCATTTCGACCTGCACAAGGTGACAATTCCCGTCGCCGCCCGACATCTGGATCAGGCAAAGGCGGTCGCGGTGCGGGTTCAGCCCCATGGTTTCGCAATCGATTGCCACGACAGAGCCGAGATCCAACCCGTCGGGAAGGTCGTTCTTGTACAGGTAATTCGCCATAGAGATGCCTTTTCCGCTTTGCGAACGGGATAGAGAAACGCACAGCCCGACGCAACACGAGGGCGCTTGCATCTGGACAAATGGGCATTACCGTTCGCCGCAACAACAGGAGGGGTTTCGGATGAAACTGGTCAGATTTGGTGAGCGCGGTTCGGAAAAGCCGGGCGTTGTGGGGCAGGACGGTCTTTTGCGTGACCTCTCGGAGCATGTGGCCGACATCGCGGCTGAAGCGCTGGGCGATCTTGATGCGCTGAAGGGCATTGATCTCGATAGCCTTCCGCTCGTTGATCAGGACGTCCGCATTGGTGCCTGCGTCGGCAACATCGGCAAGTTTATCTGCGTGGGTCTGAACTACTCCGACCACGCGGCCGAGGCTGGCATGACGGTCCCGCCGGAGCCGATCATCTTTACCAAGTACAACAGCGCGATCTGCGGGCCGAACGATCCGATAATCATCCCGCGCGGCTCTGAAAAGACCGACTGGGAAGTCGAGCTGGCCGTCGTTATCGGCAAGATGGCCAAGTACGTGTCCGAGAAAGATGCGCTGGATTACGTCGCAGGCTACGCGATCTGTAACGACGTGTCCGAACGTGCTTATCAGACCGAACGCTCCGGCCAGTGGGTCAAAGGCAAGTCCTGCGACAACTTCGGCCCGTTCGGCCCGTGGCTCGTGACGCCCGACGAGGTGAGCGACATCGACTCGCTGGATATGTGGCTCGACGTGAATGGTGAGCGGATGCAGTCCGGCACGACCGAAACCATGGTCTACAAGGTGCCTTACCTGATTTCTTATCTCTCGCAGTTCTTTACCCTGTATCCGGGCGATGTGATCTCGACCGGCACGCCTCCGGGAGTCGGTATGGGTATGACCCCGCCGAAGTACCTCAAGGCGGGCGATATCGTGACGCTGGGAATCAAGGGACTTGGCGAGCAGAGCCAGACCTGCGTCGACGACGAATAATCACGGAATCAGTGCGGCCATCATCAAGTCGGTGATGGCCTGACGAAACGCGCGCGACTCAGCGTGAAGCGAAAGAACGTGATGAAGAAAACGCAACCATCCCGTCGGCTCTATCAGAGCTAAGTTATTGAAACTTGGGGGGGATGGTGCCCAGAAGAGGACTCGAACCTCCACGGCCTTGCGGCCACTGGCACCTGAAGCCAGCGCGTCTACCAATTCCGCCATCTGGGCACAGATGATTGGTGTGAGCGGGCTTCTATGGCTGGTGCAGGGGAGTGTCAACACGGATTTCGAACTTCTCTGCAAAAAGTTCATTCTGCCTTGTCTGGCAAAGGGTCCAAGGTTAAACCCGACACAAGTTTTCCAATGAGGCGCACCATGTCCAAGCTTGTCACCATCTACGGCGGATCGGGTTTCGTAGGCCGCTACATCGCGCGCCGGATGGCCATGCAGGGCTGGCGTGTCCGCGTTGCTGTCCGCGATCCGAACGAAGCACTGTTTGTAAAACCCTACGGTGCCGTCGGTCAGGTCGAACCTGTTTTCTGCAACGTTCGTGACGACGCAAGCGTCGCCGCCGTTATGGAAAGCGCCGATGCCGTCGTGAACTGCGTGGGTATTCTGGCTGAAAAAGGCAAGAACACCTTCGAGGCCGTTCAGTCCGCAGGTGCTGCCCGCATCGCTCGCATCGCGGCAGAGCAGGGCGTGACCAACCTCGTTCACATCTCGGCCATCGGTGCTGACGAAGAATCGGACAGTGACTACGCCAAGACCAAAGCCGCCGGTGAGCAGGCCGTTCTGGATGCCTTCCCGAACGCCATGATCCTGCGCCCGTCGATCATCTTTGGCACCGAGGACGAGTTCTTTAACCGCTTCGCTGGTATGACCCGCACCTCTCCGGTTCTGCCTCTGGTTGGCGCTGACACCAAATTCCAGCCCGTATGGGTTGATGACGTGGCTCAGGCTGCTGTCATGGGCGTCACCGGCAAAGCTGCCGGTATTTACGAACTCGGCGGTCCGGACGTTATGACCTTCCGCGAACTGATGGGCACCATGCTGCGCATCATCAACCGTCGCCGCGGTGTCGTTGGCCTGCCGTTCTGGCTGGGCAACATCCTCGCAACCGTGATGGGTGTAGTTCAGGCCGTTTCTCTCGGTATCGTCAAAGCACCGATCACCAAAGATCAGGTCGCAAATCTTCGCTCGGACAACATTGTTTCGGCAGATGCGAAGGGTTTTGCTGATCTGGGCATCGATCCGACCGACCTCGAAGCGGTGCTGCCTGATTATCTCTGGCGTTTCCGTCCGTCGGGTCAGTATGATGCGATCAAGAAATCTGCAAAGAATTTGAAACAAGCCTGAGCGGTATTTTGAAACGTCGTTCGGGCTGATTGACTGGAAGTTATTGTCATGAGTTACCTGAACGACGTCATCCTCGGTATTATCGAGGGGGTGACCGAATTCCTGCCGATCTCGAGCACCGGCCACCTTCTTCTCGCTCAGCACTGGATCGGTGAACGGTCCGACACCTACAACATCGTTATTCAGGCCGGCGCGATCCTCGCTGTGACCCTGATCTACTGGAAGCGTATCACCGACCTGCTGCTCGGCTGGAACGATCCGGAAAACCGCGATTACCTCATCAAACTTACCGTAGCCTTCCTGATCACGGCTGTTCTGGGTCTTGTGGTCAAGAAAATGGGCTTCGAGCTGCCGGAAACGATCCAGCCCGTCGCCTGGGCGTTGGTGATCGGTGGTATCTGGATGATCGTCGCCGAACGGGCGGCGGAGCGGCTCCCCGACAGCGCGAAGATCACGATGACCGTCGCTGTGGCGGTCGGTATCGCGCAGATCGTCGCTGGCGTGTTCCCAGGCACTTCGCGTTCAGGCACCACAATCTTTGTCGCGATGCTGCTTGGCACCTCGAACCGTGCGGCTGCGACCGAATTTGCGTTCCTTGTCGGCATTCCTACCATGTACGCAGCGAGCGCCTACGAGATTGCAAAAACGCTGACCAGCGACACTGGTGTCAGCGAAGACTGGACCGCGCTGGGCATCGCGTTCGTTGTATCCACCATCACCGCATTCGTTTCGGTCAAATGGCTCCTTGGCTACATCCGCTCGAACCGTTTCACCGCCTTCGCCATTTACCGGATCATCTTTGGCGGGCTGCTCCTTGCTCTGCTGGGGATGGGAGTGCTGGCGTAAGGGTTCGAATCATTCACGAGTCGCCCTCAAAATCGGGCGATTCGTGCGCCGAAATGCGCTAAGGGAAACTATACTGACCTATTTTTTTACAAGCGGGGCGAAAATAATGCGCCAAACACCGCCCAAACCGCAAATTAGGTCAACATTACTGCCTTTTCATTTTGAGCAGATGCTTCTATTCAGGCCATCCGAAGAGATTGCGGAGGATGGCCCGTGGCTACAGACAAGATGCTCAAGTTCGTAACGATTGATCGCGACATGCCCACCAAGCGTGACGCGGAAGATCGTCGTCAGGACTTCAACGAGATTTATGCCGAGTTCGCCGCCGCCAAGGCCGAAGAACAATCGAGCCGTTGCAGCCAGTGCGGCGTTCCGTACTGCCAGTCGCACTGCCCGCTGCATAACAACATTCCCGACTGGCTGCGCATGACCGCGACCGGCCGTCTGGACGAAGCTTATGCGATCAGCCAAGCGACCAACTCCTTCCCGGAGATCTGTGGCCGCATCTGCCCGCAGGACCGTCTGTGCGAAGGCAACTGCGTCATCGAACAGTCCGGCCACGGCACTGTCACCATCGGATCGGTCGAAAAGTACATCACCGACACCGCTTGGGAAAAAGGTTGGGTCAAGCCGATTACCCCGATTTCGGAGCGCACCGAGTCCGTTGGCATCATCGGTGCCGGTCCGGCCGGTATGGCTGCTGCCGACATGCTCCGCCAAGCTGGCGTTCAGGTCACGATCTATGACCGTTACGACCGCGCAGGCGGCCTGCTGACCTACGGTATTCCCGGCTTCAAGCTGGAGAAAGACGTTGTCATGCGCCGTGCCGACCTGCTGAAAGACAGCGGTGTCGAATACGTCATGAACTGCAACGTCGGTGAGGACATCTCCTTCGAAGACATCCGCGCCAAGC
Above is a window of Marivivens aquimaris DNA encoding:
- the lptB gene encoding LPS export ABC transporter ATP-binding protein, with the protein product MPDLAVTEGDVGLKVENLRKSYRKRTVIRDVSLELGRGEVVALLGPNGCGKTTTFYSIAGLVNAEGGRVTVDGREVSNLPMYRRARLGIGYLPQEMSIFRGLNVEDNILSILEIAEKDVNRRQRRLEELLSEFSIEHLRRAPALALSGGERRRVEIARCLAAGPKYVLFDEPFAGVDPIAVGEIRHLVADLKNRGIGVLITDHNVRETLEIVDRAYILHDGKVLMSGTTEEVVQDENVRRVYLGQSFRVN
- a CDS encoding undecaprenyl-diphosphate phosphatase; the protein is MSYLNDVILGIIEGVTEFLPISSTGHLLLAQHWIGERSDTYNIVIQAGAILAVTLIYWKRITDLLLGWNDPENRDYLIKLTVAFLITAVLGLVVKKMGFELPETIQPVAWALVIGGIWMIVAERAAERLPDSAKITMTVAVAVGIAQIVAGVFPGTSRSGTTIFVAMLLGTSNRAAATEFAFLVGIPTMYAASAYEIAKTLTSDTGVSEDWTALGIAFVVSTITAFVSVKWLLGYIRSNRFTAFAIYRIIFGGLLLALLGMGVLA
- the lptA gene encoding lipopolysaccharide transport periplasmic protein LptA; this encodes MRSFYAALALAALSSPLMAQTNISLGAIEPDPDAPVEITADSLSVDQENGQATFSGEVLIVQGDLRISAGTVSVEYDDETGDIMHLLASGGVTFVTATDAVEAQEADYDLAGKSLDLTGDVLVTQGRSAISASAMNIDLSTGNAELTGRVRTTFVQGNN
- the hpf gene encoding ribosome hibernation-promoting factor, HPF/YfiA family, whose product is MRYQISGKQIDVGDALQSHVKTELGATLEKYAGRPTDAVIVFSKSGSEFVCEAVVHLSTGLTCQARAHTHDIYGSFDACCEKMDKQLRRYKRRLKDHHAERSTPVELMAGSSYILAATEESDEAEAATDAPVIIAEMEMKIPALSVNEAVMQMELAHGSVQVFRNEKHGGLNVVYRREDGNIGWVDPR
- a CDS encoding PTS sugar transporter subunit IIA, with translation MQLSAILRPEAVKTISASTSKKRLFHDIADLAQQFYGFDATDVVDALVDRESLGPTGVGQGIALPHARLEKADKVCGLFLRLDKPIDFDSVDRQPVDLVFALLAPDAAGVEHLKALALVSRTMRDKDICAKLRANSDPATLYTILTEAHSTQKVA
- a CDS encoding KpsF/GutQ family sugar-phosphate isomerase; translation: MDRNKIIATARNVIDEESRALAILSETVGQNLAHAAQVILDAPGRVIVSGMGKSGHVGKKIAATFASTGTPAHFVHPAEASHGDLGMISKGDVVLILSNSGETPELADLIAHTRRFGITMIGVASRAESTLMQQADVQLVLPQLGEACGHGVVPTISTTMTLALGDALAVALMEHREFGAEHFRQFHPGGKLGARLSRVRDLMHSADTLPLVTSSTAMSDTLLVISQKGFGVVGVTDDHNRLIGIITDGDLRRHMDGLLDRTAGEVMTPAPRTIAPEALAAEALAQMNERKITCLFVVPLDGTGESCGILHIHDCLRAGVA
- a CDS encoding fumarylacetoacetate hydrolase family protein: MKLVRFGERGSEKPGVVGQDGLLRDLSEHVADIAAEALGDLDALKGIDLDSLPLVDQDVRIGACVGNIGKFICVGLNYSDHAAEAGMTVPPEPIIFTKYNSAICGPNDPIIIPRGSEKTDWEVELAVVIGKMAKYVSEKDALDYVAGYAICNDVSERAYQTERSGQWVKGKSCDNFGPFGPWLVTPDEVSDIDSLDMWLDVNGERMQSGTTETMVYKVPYLISYLSQFFTLYPGDVISTGTPPGVGMGMTPPKYLKAGDIVTLGIKGLGEQSQTCVDDE
- a CDS encoding ribonuclease D translates to MANYLYKNDLPDGLDLGSVVAIDCETMGLNPHRDRLCLIQMSGGDGNCHLVQVEMGQTEAPNLCKMLEDPNVLKLFHFGRFDIAAMYHAFGALAAPVYCTKIASKMVRTFTDRHGLKQLLQEVVSVDISKQQQQSDWGAADLTDAQLDYAASDVLHLHKLKAELDIRLARENRTELAQSCFDFLPTRAKLDLLGWTDPDIFAH
- a CDS encoding sulfotransferase family 2 domain-containing protein, translating into MMAKFDYFVVFAEMRTGSNFLETNLNAFDGIQCHGEAFNPHFIGYPNAHAILGVTQGQREIDPMHLVKTIRDKSDGIGGFRYFHDHDPRILDNLLADKRCAKIILTRNPIESYISWKIAQATGQWKLTNVKNAKSEVVSFDEGEFENHLAALQEFQVQLLNSLQKSGQTAFYVAYEDLQDVDVMNGLAAFLGADARLDGLDKTLKKQNPAPISDKVDNFPQMESALARLDRFNLTRTPNFEPRRGAMAPQFAAAANSPLLYMPVRGGPEAAVVAWLKSLDGDNVRTGMNQKDIRQWKRKHVGHRTFTVLRHPVARAHSAFCEHILGYGDTTFGEIRKTLKQMFNVPLPKETPPTENYDATAHRAAFIGFLEFLKANIAGQTSIRVDPAWATQTAVVQGFANFCSPDMVIREDRIKTDLAYLAFSVGRDDAPDFDTNCDPYRGKLQSIYDAEIEKLAADVYQRDYMTFGFGSWK
- a CDS encoding complex I NDUFA9 subunit family protein; translated protein: MSKLVTIYGGSGFVGRYIARRMAMQGWRVRVAVRDPNEALFVKPYGAVGQVEPVFCNVRDDASVAAVMESADAVVNCVGILAEKGKNTFEAVQSAGAARIARIAAEQGVTNLVHISAIGADEESDSDYAKTKAAGEQAVLDAFPNAMILRPSIIFGTEDEFFNRFAGMTRTSPVLPLVGADTKFQPVWVDDVAQAAVMGVTGKAAGIYELGGPDVMTFRELMGTMLRIINRRRGVVGLPFWLGNILATVMGVVQAVSLGIVKAPITKDQVANLRSDNIVSADAKGFADLGIDPTDLEAVLPDYLWRFRPSGQYDAIKKSAKNLKQA